A DNA window from Mastacembelus armatus chromosome 11, fMasArm1.2, whole genome shotgun sequence contains the following coding sequences:
- the c11h6orf136 gene encoding uncharacterized protein C6orf136 homolog, giving the protein MAVMRGGVAFWVGCVRSHSRRQPIKKQSWTLNQVFYWQWIHHTRPLSSVSWALAPPNSLRYNIKQPVLSHPFHNASQPQREGHDEEDWEDSLSMCVLVRQGESDSLHTLLEIPLFSYNKLGELLAPGAHNSSEFFLPLTMVDGSREDDIRINNFKRSNVDAGKREHDCFRNLFEAEKCPAPFIYGSQFYCFHCPGKEPVCGGGLKSRQNIEPDKKPVAVSLLPSTFLCSHAERAEGRPSKGNGEGEEKLAMMYERLRIELPSFFMKSHDYTMYSHDMEFINGLMNTKMRGRVLYQLTLTIWRLLCLCYYAEAHLEVLKLTKHTEDGTVKARWRIRGLPFHSLLLRFYRKDKSHLYRSYDAFSTFYIGQDGLIYCHKVEKVMPAQPPVLPRVTSLLAGALVALGVQEHRPALNLLPLLLSSLRQSRN; this is encoded by the exons ATGGCTGTAATGAGAGGGGGTGTTGCCTTCTGGGTGGGCTGTGTCCGCAGCCACAGCAGAAGGCAACCCATCAAAAAGCAGAGCTGGACTCTTAATCAG GTGTTTTACTGGCAGTGGATCCATCATACCCGCCCCCTGAGTAGTGTGTCATGGGCCCTAGCACCCCCCAACAGCTTGAGATATAACATTAAGCAGCCAGTGCTGTCCCATCCATTCCACAATGCCAGCCAGCCCCAGAGAGAAGGTCATGATGAGGAGGACTGGGAGGATTCTCTCAGCATGTGTGTACTGGTGCGACAGGGTGAGTCAGACAGCCTACATACCCTGCTGGAGATTCCGCTGTTCAGTTACAATAAACTAGGAGAGCTCCTTGCTCCAGGGGCTCACAATTCCTCTGAGTTCTTCCTTCCCCTGACTATGGTGGATGGCAGCAGAGAGGATGATATCAGGATCAACAACTTCAAGAGAAGCAATGTGGATGCTGGAAAGAGAGAACATGACTGTTTCAGAAATCTGTTTGAAGCAGAGAAGTGTCCTGCACCGTTTATTTACGGCTcccagttttattgttttcattgccCAGGCAAAGAGCCAGTTTGTGGTGGGGGGCTAAAATCTAGGCAGAATATTGAACCTGACAAAAAGCCTGTTGCAGTGTCTCTGCTGCCATCTACATTTCTCTGTAGCCATGCAGAGAGAGCAGAAGGGAGACCTTCCAAAGGAAACggtgaaggagaggagaaactGGCTATGATGTATGAAAGACTGAGGATAGAG cttcCAAGTTTCTTCATGAAGAGTCATGATTACACCATGTACTCACATGATATGGAATTCATCAATGGTCTCATGAATACAAAGATGAG AGGCCGTGTGCTGTACCAGCTCACCCTCACTATTTGGCgccttctgtgtctgtgttactaCGCTGAGGCTCATCTAGAGGTGCTGAAGCTCACCAAGCACACAGAAGATGGGACAGTTAAGGCGCGCTGGAGGATCAGGGGTCTTCCCTTCCACTCACTGCTGCTGCGCTTTTATCGCAAAGATAAATCTCACCTTTATAG ATCATATGATGCGTTCTCTACTTTTTACATTGGACAGGATGGTCTCATTTATTGCCATAAGGTTGAAAAG GTGATGCCAGCCCAGCCCCCTGTCCTGCCCAGGGTAACTTCCCTCCTGGCAGGGGCTCTGGTGGCGCTGGGGGTGCAGGAGCACCGACCTGCTCTTAACCTGTTACCCCTCCTCCTGTCCTCACTGCGACAGAGCAGGAACTGA